Proteins encoded by one window of Conger conger chromosome 1, fConCon1.1, whole genome shotgun sequence:
- the mrpl32 gene encoding 39S ribosomal protein L32, mitochondrial: protein MSSLSGLVCFLRRSWIRLEWTLMQAIGFDRELAPALALRGRGLLPQPENEDSRQHEEHSFLDNIFWMAAPKKRRTIEVNRGRRRNENNLIQVKTNIVPCPECGHLKLKHVLCGFCYEKVRRETALIRRQMLAMEGGPLKTPAVPRVVLYQGETPQDSNEGKEIVEMSRKRPSWFKPN from the exons ATGTCGAGTCTGTCAGGCTTAGTTTGTTTTCTGAGGCGATCTTGGATACGCTTGGAATGGACACTTATGCAGGCTATCGGATTTGACAGAGAGTTGG CCCCAGCATTAGCATTGCGTGGTCGAGGACTCCTTCCCCAGCCTGAGAACGAAGACAGCAGACAGCATGAGGAACACAGCTTCCTAGATAACATCTTTTGGATGGCTGCCCCCAAGAAGAGACGAACCATAGAGGTTAACCGCGGCAGGAGGCGAAACGAGAATAACCTCATTCAAGTTAAG ACAAACATCGTGCCCTGCCCTGAGTGTGGCCACCTGAAGCTGAAGCACGTGCTGTGTGGGTTCTGCTATGAGAAGGTGCGGAGGGAGACGGCGTTGATCCGCCGTCAGATGCTGGCCATGGAGGGCGGGCCCCTGAAGACCCCGGCCGTGCCCAGGGTCGTACTCTACCAGGGCGAAACACCTCAAGATAGCAACGAGGGGAAGGAAATCGTAGAAATGAGCCGAAAACGCCCCTCCTGGTTCAAACCAAACTGA
- the psma2a gene encoding proteasome subunit alpha type-2, whose translation MAERGYSFSLTTFSPSGKLVQIEYALAAVAAGAPSVGIKAANGVVLATEKKQKSILYDEQSVHKVEPITKHIGMVYSGMGPDYRVLVRRARKLAQQYFLVYQEPIPTGQLVQRVASVMQEYTQSGGVRPFGVSLLIAGWDEDRPYLFQSDPSGAYFAWKATAMGKNYVNGKTFLEKRYNEDLELEDAIHTAILTLKESFEGQMTEDNIEVGICNEAGFRRLSPLEVKDYLSAIA comes from the exons ATGGCAGAAAGAGGTTATAGCTTCTCTCTTACAACATTCAG tcCCTCTGGCAAATTGGTCCAGATTGAATATGCCCTGGCAGCAGTAGCTGCAGGTGCCCCCTCTGTGGGCATAAAAG cTGCAAATGGAGTTGTGCTGGCaacagaaaagaaacagaagTCCATTCTATACGATGAACAGAGTGTGCACAAAGTGGAGCCCATAACCAAACACATTGGTATGGTCTACAGCGGCATGGGCCCAGACTACAG GGTTCTCGTGCGGAGAGCGAGGAAGTTGGCGCAGCAGTATTTCCTGGTGTACCAAGAACCTATTCCTACTGGTCAGCTGGTGCAGAGAGTGGCCTCCGTCATGCAGGAGTACACTCAGTCAGG AGGTGTGCGTCCATTTGGAGTGTCCCTGCTGATAGCTGGCTGGGATGAAGACAGGCCCTACCTCTTCCAGTCAGACCCCTCT GGTGCATATTTTGCCTGGAAAGCAACAGCAATGGGAAAGAATTATGTGAATGGAAAGACATTCCTTGAAAAAAG ATACAATGAGGACCTGGAACTCGAAGATGCCATTCACACTGCGATCTTGACACTAAAG GAAAGCTTTGAAGGTCAGATGACAGAGGACAACATCGAGGTGGGCATCTGCAACGAGGCCGGCTTCAGGCGGCTCTCACCTTTAGAGGTGAAGGATTATCTGTCTGCCATTGCATAA